AACGCTGACGATCACCGCAGTGATCCTGTTAACACTCTATAGTTGCCCACTGAGCAACTATAAATTCTTTACAATGAGAGACTCAACGGTCTGTAGACCGAGATTGCATGTCAGCAGGAGACACCATGGCGGCTCATCAGCACGGTAATTATCGCTCCCGATCCGCTCCTAAACGTCCATCATTCAAGCGGAAGAGCCAACGGGGATTAGGGGATCAGCCATCCCCTGTCAACGCAGATACCAACACTTCCCGACCCCCCCGTCCCCAGCGCCGCAACCCGACAGGGGCGGCTTCCTCCTCTCCCGACCCCAGCACCCCTAACAAACCAGTGCGGCTCAGGACACCCCGGACTCGCCTGCCGATCAAACCAGCAACGACTAAACCAGAAAGAGACCGCTCCCGCCCTCCAGAACGCTCCCGTCCTTCTGTGGTATTACCAGTGCGAGAGAGCCAGGTGCAGGAGCAACCCGATGTCCTCAGAGACAATGATAGTGAAACCTTAGATTTGATCTATGGCCGCCATCCAGTTCAAGCAGCCCTGGAGGGGCAACGCAACCTGAATCGTATTTGGGTCACCAGTCGCTTGCGCTATGATCCCCGCTTCCATTCCCTCCTGGCTCAGGCCAAAACCAATGGCGCTCTCATAGATGAAGTCACCTCTACTCGCCTCGATCAAATTACCCATGGAGCCAATCATCAGGGGATCGTTGCCCAGGCTGCTCCCTACGAGTACCGTAGTCTGGAGGAGTT
Above is a window of Neosynechococcus sphagnicola sy1 DNA encoding:
- the rlmB gene encoding 23S rRNA (guanosine(2251)-2'-O)-methyltransferase RlmB; amino-acid sequence: MAAHQHGNYRSRSAPKRPSFKRKSQRGLGDQPSPVNADTNTSRPPRPQRRNPTGAASSSPDPSTPNKPVRLRTPRTRLPIKPATTKPERDRSRPPERSRPSVVLPVRESQVQEQPDVLRDNDSETLDLIYGRHPVQAALEGQRNLNRIWVTSRLRYDPRFHSLLAQAKTNGALIDEVTSTRLDQITHGANHQGIVAQAAPYEYRSLEELIEQAKDASDQPILLVAEGLTDPHNLGAIIRTAEAMGVQGLVIPQRRAVGITSTVVKVAAGALETFAVARVINLGRSLEILKAAGFWIYGLAANVSQPLHTMQFPGPIALVVGAEGSGLSLLTQRNCDALVSIPLQGQTASLNASVAVGMGLYEVYRQRWSRTLDLSAKTELKKSSQAEYKEV